From the Oncorhynchus nerka isolate Pitt River linkage group LG20, Oner_Uvic_2.0, whole genome shotgun sequence genome, one window contains:
- the rassf11 gene encoding ras association domain-containing protein 8 has product MEVKVSVEGVPRVVCGVTEKTTCQEVVIALAQSLGRPGRYTLQEKFKEFERNMTPNERLLESLEKYGQQAREIQLTLLHNGPSLWEGPSRGKGGRYEAGPQLRRADAGGKVQRVSGGLSLHRQSLPPLSCLRQQAEQRPEEPKKPKRKSLTLMEEAWGWLESIGRGTVNQSGREKGSRMDTVKRDGCSLNVTVTVAKDPSTPGVLQSKFREKSAKSTEHQRISCCMGDQGRDREKSNLFNSDEGNDIQHVTKHPEVSMAKIKAEGQQNPTSALKMVDEKRKLRALVAIQQASLKELQVQITCTDSQIHELEEQRKARQADQEAQQKIVEEAEHLEFWKNELKAEEGYEKDLQEQFLEMKVKAVECKAKLEEYKRKMQGLDSSRDRRTVQEEQVNIPSQDATSPAAAGWTRLNEAMNQSRALTVSVVNTDRKFAPRVDTSHPHAVVLPNQIKELQPSGPSQLRDWWTCLSEAQSPNPETQPRVVHISEIMIHLGSTRV; this is encoded by the exons ATGGAGGTTAAGGTATCAGTGGAGGGAGTCCCACGTGTTGTCTGTGGAGTTACTGAGAAAACCACATGCCAGGAAGTAGTCATAGCTTTGGCTCAATCCCTTG GTCGTCCTGGGCGCTACACACTTCAGGAGAAATTCAAAGAGTTTGAGCGAAATATGACGCCTAATGAACGGCTTCTGGAGTCTCTTGAGAAGTACGGCCAGCAGGCCAGAGAGATCCAGCTCACCCTGCTGCACAATGGGCCATCCCTCTGGGAAGGGCCTAGCAGAGGGAAAGGCGGCAGATACGAGGCTGGCCCTCAGCTTAGGAGAGCAGATGCTGGGGGCAAGGTACAAAGGGTTAGCGGTGGGCTTAGTTTACACCGTCAAAGCCTACCTCCCTTATCATGCCTGCGGCAACAAGCCGAACAGCGACCGGAAGAACCAAAAAAGCCCAAAAGAAAGTCCCTGACCCTGATGGAGGAGGCTTGGGGATGGCTGGAGAGCATAGGAAGGGGCACAGTGAACCAATCAGGCCGCGAAAAGGGTAGCAGGATGGACACGGTTAAAAGGGATGGTTGTTCCCTGAATGTTACGGTCACTGTTGCCAAGGATCCCTCCACTCCTGGGGTTTTGCAGAGCAAATTTAGAGAAAAGAGTGCTAAGTCCACTGAGCACCAGCGAATCTCCTGCTGCATGGGAGACcagggcagggacagagagaaaagTAACCTTTTCAATTCTGATGAAGGTAATGATATCCAACATGTTACGAAACACCCAGAGGTTAGCATGGCAAAGATAAAAGCTGAGGGCCAGCAGAATCCAACCAGTGCCCTTAAGATGGTTGATGAAAAAAGGAAGTTAAGAGCACTAGTTGCTATCCAACAGGCTAGTCTGAAAGAGCTGCAGGTCCAAATAACCTGCACGGATAGCCAAATTCATGAGCTGGAGGAGCAACGAAAGGCCAGGCAAGCTGACCAAGAGGCCCAGCAAAAAATAGTGGAGGAGGCAGAGCACCTGGAATTTTGGAAAAATGAGCTGAAGGCCGAGGAGGGATATGAGAAAGACTTGCAGGAACAGTTCCTGGAGATGAAGGTGAAAGCTGTGGAGTGTAAGGCCAAGTTAGAAGAGTACAAACGCAAAATGCAAGGTCTTGATTCTTCAAGGGACAGGAGAACTGTTCAAGAGGAGCAAGTGAACATTCCAAGCCAAGATGCCACATCTCCTGCTGCTGCAGGGTGGACAAGGCTGAATGAGGCCATGAATCAATCAAGAGCTCTTACAGTCAGTGTGGTAAATACTGACAGGAAGTTTGCGCCCAGAGTGGACACCAGTCATCCTCATGCTGTAGTTCTTCCAAACCAGATCAAGGAATTGCAGCCCTCAGGGCCAAGTCAGCTAAGGGACTGGTGGACATGCTTGTCTGAAGCTCAGAGTCCAAATCCAGAAACACAACCAAGGGTTGTGCATATCTCTGAAATAATGATACATCTGGGCAGCACCAGAGTTTGA